One Macadamia integrifolia cultivar HAES 741 unplaced genomic scaffold, SCU_Mint_v3 scaffold2424, whole genome shotgun sequence DNA window includes the following coding sequences:
- the LOC122066509 gene encoding uncharacterized protein LOC122066509, translated as MIANNQDSHDQEESMRENLEQIEDPDAEESLSFCDLPIYDKSEASTTTTTTTNWDGNDDDDPRRMSTDQELFEFLSDLKADICPADDIIFCGKLISYKEKECHHEEDKNPNLDVFAYDYDDDDDNGNQTCTIKSFFCLRQRQRRSESLRSQSHAKDRLMRINYHQLQRVSSSTKTPVEPIDRYMAGKCSGKANSSSLPTSTTPARPSWPLLMFGMVNVPKEMQLKDIRNRQNRRNPTLLPEFISGGDREKVSVRREKEKGSWRLRRALSCRGHGSAAVTAS; from the coding sequence ATGATTGCAAATAATCAGGATAGTCATGATCAAGAGGAATCCATGAGAGAAAATCTGGAGCAGATTGAAGATCCAGACGCAGAAGAGTCTCTCTCATTCTGTGATCTACCCATTTATGATAAATCAGaagcatcaacaacaacaacaacaactaccaatTGGGAtggaaatgatgatgatgatccaCGGCGTATGTCTACCGATCAAGAACTGTTCGAGTTCTTATCTGATCTGAAAGCTGATATATGCCCTGCTGATGATATAATCTTCTGTGGTAAGCTCATTTCCTATAAGGAGAAAGAATGTCACCATGAGGAAGACAAGAATCCTAATCTTGATGTCTTTGcttatgattatgatgatgatgatgataatggaAATCAGACTTGTACAATTAAGAGCTTCTTCTGTCTCCGACAACGACAACGACGATCAGAATCTTTGAGATCTCAATCGCATGCCAAAGACCGGTTGATGCGAATCAATTATCATCAATTACAAAGAGTTTCGAGCTCAACGAAGACGCCGGTGGAGCCAATTGATCGGTATATGGCCGGTAAGTGTTCCGGAAAGGcgaattcttcttctcttcccacaTCAACGACTCCGGCGAGACCTAGCTGGCCCTTGTTGATGTTTGGAATGGTGAATGTTCCCAAGGAGATGCAGTTGAAGGATATAAGAAATAGGCAAAATCGCCGGAATCCAACATTGTTACCGGAATTTATTTCCGGCGGTGACAGAGAGAAGGTTAGTGttaggagggagaaagagaaggggtCTTGGAGATTGCGAAGAGCGTTGAGCTGCAGGGGACATGGAAGTGCTGCGGTGACTGCTTCTTGA